A DNA window from Bdellovibrio sp. BCCA contains the following coding sequences:
- a CDS encoding PrkA family serine protein kinase has product MASKIDLHSLVTNWQNSSTQAKEHWSGSFEEYLDLVKQNPKITRNAYQRMYDMIVEEGTETYIDFKKEVVRYKFFDDIHNNGKDAVFGLDVQLMKLVNVLKAAALGYGTEKRVILLHGPVGSAKSTICRMLKKGLERYSHSKEGAVYTFEWIDEKLELDGILGKGVKAFPSPMNEEPLLLIPEELRPQVFESINKGQEGSYRVQLEGELSPPSRFIFKSLMERYQGDLMKVLSHVRVKRLFISEADRIGIGTFQPKDEKNQDSTELTGDINYRKIAEYGSDSDPRAFNFDGEFNVANRGMIEFVEVLKLDVAFLYDLLGASQEHRVKPKKFAQTHIDEVIIGHTNEPEYRRLQDNEFMEALRDRTVKIDIPYITRWRDEINIYKRDFNSQKVRGISIAPHTVEMAAMWAILTRLEKPKKANLTRLQKLKLYNGKTLPNYTEDNVRELRKEANREGLEGISARYIQDKLSNALVAAQQSNKGSVNPFMVFKELESGLKNHSLISSEELKTEYKELLGVVMQEYEEIIKAEVQRAISADEGAMQRLTANYIDNVKAYTQREKVRNQFTGNDEEPDERLMRSIEEKIEIPESRKDDFRREIMNYIGALALEGKKFNYKMNERLHKAIELKLFEDQKDSIKLTTLVSNVADKDTQEKIDIVKTRLIKDFGYDEISATDVLHYVASIFARGDVKNK; this is encoded by the coding sequence ATGGCCTCTAAGATTGATCTTCATTCGTTGGTCACCAATTGGCAGAACTCAAGCACTCAAGCTAAAGAGCATTGGAGTGGCTCCTTCGAAGAGTATCTTGATCTTGTAAAACAAAATCCAAAAATTACGCGAAATGCTTACCAACGCATGTATGACATGATCGTTGAAGAAGGCACAGAGACGTATATCGATTTCAAAAAAGAAGTCGTTCGCTATAAATTTTTCGACGACATCCACAACAACGGTAAAGACGCGGTCTTCGGACTTGATGTTCAACTGATGAAGTTGGTGAATGTTTTAAAAGCGGCGGCTCTTGGTTACGGAACCGAGAAACGTGTGATTCTTCTTCACGGCCCGGTGGGAAGTGCGAAGTCCACAATCTGCCGTATGTTGAAAAAAGGCCTTGAGCGCTATTCGCACTCGAAAGAAGGCGCGGTTTACACATTTGAATGGATCGATGAAAAACTGGAACTTGATGGAATTCTTGGCAAGGGAGTGAAAGCTTTCCCATCGCCGATGAATGAGGAACCTCTTCTTCTGATTCCAGAAGAACTGCGTCCTCAGGTGTTCGAGTCCATCAATAAAGGACAAGAAGGTTCATACCGCGTGCAATTAGAAGGAGAGCTTAGCCCTCCTTCTCGTTTTATCTTTAAGTCTTTGATGGAAAGATACCAAGGCGATCTGATGAAAGTTCTTTCGCACGTGCGTGTGAAGCGTCTGTTCATCTCCGAAGCTGACCGTATCGGTATTGGTACTTTCCAACCGAAAGATGAAAAGAACCAAGACTCAACAGAGTTAACTGGTGATATCAACTATCGTAAGATTGCTGAATACGGATCTGATTCAGATCCTCGCGCATTTAACTTTGACGGGGAGTTCAACGTTGCCAATCGTGGAATGATTGAATTCGTCGAGGTTTTGAAACTTGATGTCGCATTCTTGTATGACCTTTTGGGTGCATCTCAAGAACACAGAGTTAAACCTAAGAAGTTTGCGCAAACTCATATCGATGAAGTGATCATCGGTCACACGAATGAACCAGAGTACCGTCGTCTTCAAGACAACGAATTCATGGAAGCCCTTCGTGACCGTACTGTGAAAATTGATATTCCTTACATCACTCGTTGGAGAGATGAGATTAATATTTATAAGCGTGATTTCAATTCGCAAAAAGTGCGTGGCATCAGTATCGCGCCTCACACGGTTGAAATGGCGGCGATGTGGGCGATCCTCACTCGTTTGGAAAAACCTAAGAAAGCAAACCTCACTCGTTTGCAAAAACTAAAACTTTATAACGGTAAAACTTTGCCGAATTATACAGAAGACAACGTGCGCGAGCTTCGTAAAGAAGCCAATCGCGAGGGTCTTGAAGGTATTTCGGCTCGTTATATCCAAGATAAACTTTCAAATGCCTTGGTGGCGGCCCAGCAGTCCAACAAAGGTTCTGTGAATCCGTTCATGGTGTTTAAAGAACTTGAATCGGGTCTCAAAAATCACTCGCTCATTTCGAGTGAGGAGTTAAAGACCGAGTACAAGGAACTCTTGGGCGTTGTGATGCAAGAGTACGAAGAGATCATCAAAGCTGAAGTGCAAAGAGCGATCAGCGCCGATGAAGGTGCAATGCAACGTTTGACTGCGAATTACATTGATAACGTCAAAGCGTACACTCAACGCGAAAAGGTTCGTAACCAGTTTACTGGTAACGATGAAGAGCCAGATGAGCGTTTGATGCGTTCTATTGAAGAGAAGATTGAAATTCCTGAATCTCGCAAAGACGATTTCCGTCGCGAGATTATGAACTACATCGGTGCTTTGGCTTTGGAAGGCAAGAAGTTCAATTACAAAATGAACGAACGTCTTCATAAAGCAATCGAACTAAAACTCTTTGAAGATCAAAAAGACAGCATCAAGTTGACAACTCTTGTGAGCAATGTGGCTGACAAAGATACTCAAGAAAAAATTGATATTGTTAAAACCCGTCTCATCAAGGACTTCGGGTACGATGAGATCTCTGCGACAGACGTTTTACACTATGTTGCAAGTATCTTCGCTCGAGGGGACGTAAAGAATAAATAA
- a CDS encoding DUF444 family protein produces MSIREDHNRFREIVKGKVKEDLRKYVSQGEMIGKREDEFVKIPLPRIDIPNFRYGPKQQGGVGQGEGQPGQDVGDPGEGGQGQAGEAPGEHLLEVELTMEELADILGEKLQLPRIEPKGSKNIDSMKTKFTGLAPVGPEGLRHFKSSYKRALKRMVGSGTYNPEEPLVLPIRRDMQYKSFKKVQQPQTQAVVIYMMDVSGSMGDEQKEIVRLESFWINTWLKKHYKGLETRFIIHDAAAKEVDEDTFFRTSESGGTLISSAYKLCQEIIEKDYPVADWNIYPFHFSDGDNWSGEDTRLCVKMLTEFFLPNCNVFSYGQVESKYGSGQFLKDLQKEFGSDERLTLSQIESRDKILDSIKDFLGKGR; encoded by the coding sequence ATGTCGATACGTGAAGACCACAACAGATTTAGAGAGATCGTTAAGGGCAAGGTCAAAGAAGACTTACGCAAATACGTCTCTCAAGGTGAGATGATCGGGAAGCGTGAAGACGAATTCGTAAAAATTCCGCTTCCTCGTATCGATATTCCAAACTTCCGCTACGGTCCCAAACAACAAGGTGGGGTCGGTCAAGGCGAGGGTCAACCCGGTCAAGACGTGGGTGACCCAGGTGAAGGTGGACAAGGTCAGGCTGGTGAAGCTCCGGGGGAGCATCTTCTTGAAGTCGAACTGACGATGGAAGAACTGGCTGACATCTTGGGCGAAAAACTTCAGCTTCCGCGCATTGAACCTAAAGGTTCCAAAAACATTGATTCGATGAAGACGAAATTCACGGGACTTGCTCCGGTGGGACCTGAAGGTCTTCGTCACTTTAAGTCTTCTTATAAAAGAGCTTTAAAACGCATGGTGGGTTCAGGAACTTACAATCCTGAAGAGCCGCTCGTTCTGCCGATCCGCCGTGATATGCAGTACAAATCGTTTAAAAAAGTTCAGCAACCGCAAACACAAGCGGTTGTGATTTATATGATGGACGTTTCTGGAAGTATGGGTGACGAGCAAAAAGAAATCGTTCGTCTTGAAAGCTTCTGGATCAATACGTGGTTGAAAAAACATTATAAGGGTCTTGAGACAAGATTCATTATTCACGATGCCGCTGCAAAAGAAGTAGATGAAGACACTTTCTTTAGAACCAGTGAATCGGGCGGTACATTGATCAGCTCGGCTTATAAACTTTGCCAAGAGATCATCGAAAAAGATTATCCGGTGGCCGATTGGAATATTTATCCCTTCCATTTTAGTGACGGTGATAACTGGTCTGGCGAAGACACTCGTCTTTGCGTAAAGATGCTGACAGAGTTCTTCCTTCCTAACTGCAACGTCTTCAGTTACGGGCAGGTAGAAAGTAAATACGGAAGCGGTCAGTTCTTAAAAGACCTGCAAAAAGAATTTGGTTCTGACGAAAGACTCACTCTGAGCCAAATTGAAAGCCGCGATAAGATTCTCGATTCAATTAAGGATTTCCTCGGCAAGGGGCGCTAA
- a CDS encoding SpoVR family protein, translated as MANLTPELEAERKRIWQIAKDAGLDCFETIFELITYDQINQFAAYGGFPVRYPHWKFGMEYEHLSKSYEYGLSKIYEMVINTDPCYAYLMEGNAMMDQKLVMAHVYGHCDFFKNNIWFSKTNRKMMDQMANHATRIRRYMDRHGQDVVENFIDVCLSLENLIDRYSPYVEKSVAKPEEPRAAQEPNYLLRVDRSYMRDYINPPSFVEEQRRKAEQEAQEKAQRFPSEPEKDILNFFIHYAPLTDWQQDVLSIIRDEAYYFSPQGMTKTMNEGWASYWHSKLMTTKILNDSEIIDFADHHSGTMAMAPNGYNPYKVGIELFRDIEERWNKGQFGREWEQCDDVRERKHWDKKLNLGRDKIFEVRKVCNDVTFIDQFLTEDFCVRNKLFVYKFNKKTGKFEVDTKDFKAIKAQLLFHMTNFGQPIIRIEDANFENRGELLLTHLHEGIDMQPDFMSETLKNVFKIWKRPVNIATVMDETPQLFRFDGKEYTQHKLGEGPSPNPSNQESSGS; from the coding sequence ATGGCTAACTTAACTCCCGAATTAGAAGCAGAAAGAAAAAGAATCTGGCAAATCGCAAAAGATGCGGGGCTGGATTGCTTTGAAACGATTTTTGAATTGATCACTTACGATCAAATCAATCAGTTCGCGGCTTACGGTGGATTCCCTGTGCGCTATCCGCATTGGAAATTCGGGATGGAGTACGAGCATCTTTCTAAGAGTTACGAGTATGGCCTTTCAAAAATTTACGAAATGGTGATCAATACAGATCCTTGTTACGCGTACCTGATGGAAGGAAACGCGATGATGGATCAAAAACTCGTGATGGCTCACGTTTATGGTCACTGTGATTTCTTTAAGAACAATATTTGGTTCTCAAAAACAAATCGCAAGATGATGGATCAAATGGCGAACCATGCGACACGTATTCGTCGTTACATGGATCGCCATGGGCAAGATGTTGTCGAAAATTTTATCGACGTGTGCTTGAGTCTTGAAAACTTGATCGATCGCTACAGTCCTTATGTGGAAAAGTCTGTGGCTAAACCTGAAGAGCCGCGCGCAGCTCAAGAACCGAATTATTTGCTAAGAGTCGACCGCTCTTACATGCGGGACTACATTAATCCCCCTTCATTTGTTGAAGAACAACGTCGTAAGGCGGAACAAGAAGCGCAAGAAAAAGCGCAGCGTTTTCCAAGTGAGCCTGAAAAAGATATTTTAAATTTCTTTATTCACTATGCGCCACTCACTGATTGGCAGCAGGATGTGCTTTCGATCATTCGGGATGAGGCTTATTACTTCTCTCCTCAAGGTATGACAAAAACCATGAATGAGGGATGGGCTTCTTACTGGCACTCCAAACTCATGACGACAAAGATTTTAAATGATTCAGAGATCATCGACTTTGCGGACCACCACAGCGGTACGATGGCGATGGCTCCGAATGGATATAATCCTTATAAAGTCGGTATTGAACTTTTCCGCGATATTGAAGAGCGCTGGAACAAGGGTCAATTCGGCCGTGAGTGGGAGCAGTGTGACGACGTTCGCGAAAGAAAACACTGGGATAAAAAATTAAATCTTGGTCGCGATAAGATCTTTGAAGTTCGTAAAGTGTGCAACGATGTGACTTTCATCGATCAGTTCCTCACAGAAGACTTCTGTGTGCGGAACAAATTGTTCGTTTACAAGTTTAATAAGAAAACGGGCAAGTTTGAAGTTGATACCAAAGACTTTAAAGCTATCAAAGCGCAGTTGTTGTTCCACATGACGAACTTCGGTCAGCCGATCATTCGCATTGAAGACGCCAACTTTGAAAATCGTGGAGAGCTTTTGTTAACTCATCTCCATGAAGGCATTGATATGCAGCCGGATTTTATGAGTGAAACTTTGAAGAACGTTTTCAAAATCTGGAAACGACCGGTGAACATAGCGACTGTGATGGATGAAACCCCGCAGCTTTTTAGATTCGACGGAAAGGAGTATACACAGCACAAGCTGGGTGAAGGCCCAAGCCCGAATCCTTCGAATCAAGAAAGCTCAGGATCATGA
- a CDS encoding translation initiation factor, with protein MKNTRLVFSTDPKDNIKCHQCKELMAECRCRPEDSVKEGQFTVIFRLEKGGRGGKTVTVMDGFPRNEDYLKTLAKELKAKCGVGGTHILSEKSGIIEIQGDKRDQLKKILDGKHIKYKGV; from the coding sequence ATGAAGAATACTCGCTTAGTTTTTAGTACCGATCCCAAAGACAATATTAAATGTCATCAGTGCAAAGAATTGATGGCGGAATGTCGCTGTCGTCCTGAGGATTCTGTTAAAGAAGGACAATTCACTGTTATCTTCCGCCTTGAAAAGGGCGGCAGAGGCGGGAAAACGGTCACTGTCATGGATGGCTTTCCTCGCAACGAGGATTATCTCAAAACGCTCGCTAAGGAACTTAAAGCGAAATGCGGTGTTGGTGGTACTCACATTTTGTCGGAAAAAAGTGGCATCATCGAAATTCAAGGTGATAAAAGGGATCAGCTGAAGAAGATCCTTGACGGAAAGCATATCAAATATAAGGGTGTTTAA
- a CDS encoding response regulator transcription factor produces MNMFTANPRGADLAAKKIVIVDDYEESCKLLAEILSSTYECSYTSDSTSAVKLINEKRPDLILLDYKMPGVMGVDVCRMVRETESTKNTPIIFVSGAATIDERIKAFETGADDFISKPFHVKELILRIKARLSEKEPEMASELVAANLRMNLLSRQVFVDGDEVSLTPKQFDILKLLVAGKNNLVTRDKCLSEIWGDTEVTSRNVDSQINYLKRKIAKFNGRIVAVPSLGYRLEAQE; encoded by the coding sequence ATGAACATGTTTACGGCTAATCCAAGAGGTGCAGACTTGGCTGCTAAAAAGATTGTAATCGTAGATGACTATGAAGAGAGCTGTAAGCTTCTTGCAGAAATTTTGAGCTCTACCTACGAGTGCTCGTACACTTCGGATAGTACATCTGCAGTAAAGCTTATTAATGAAAAAAGACCTGATCTAATTCTCCTAGATTATAAAATGCCTGGCGTGATGGGCGTTGATGTTTGTCGTATGGTTCGCGAAACAGAATCGACGAAAAACACACCGATCATTTTTGTTTCTGGAGCAGCAACGATTGATGAAAGAATCAAAGCTTTCGAAACAGGCGCTGATGATTTCATCTCTAAACCTTTCCACGTGAAAGAGTTGATTCTTAGAATTAAAGCGCGCTTGTCAGAAAAAGAACCAGAAATGGCTTCGGAACTTGTGGCTGCAAACTTGCGTATGAATCTTTTGTCTCGCCAAGTTTTCGTCGATGGAGATGAAGTGAGTCTCACACCTAAGCAATTTGATATTTTAAAATTGCTTGTCGCTGGCAAAAACAATCTTGTCACTCGTGACAAGTGTTTGTCCGAGATTTGGGGAGACACGGAAGTAACTTCACGTAACGTGGATTCTCAGATCAACTACTTGAAACGTAAAATTGCAAAATTCAACGGCCGCATCGTGGCTGTCCCTTCTTTGGGTTACAGATTGGAAGCGCAAGAATAG
- a CDS encoding protein-glutamine glutaminase family protein has product MQLRRFLLLILFLFTLPVWAISPELLCDQAKIEELTPSEKANMEEVCMYAGQYQESSLPDANATFSKKFRDGKANVYDYSDFFNSFTKSLNSVNRAEKCDPKKDNPRVAYPSVNIEKTAAGTIPVSVVKEEELNKIFSEISKDPKYAFDVVENGCWARAHIMARELEKRGIRVAKIFAEGALAVETKKALNGEGVMWTYHVAPVIAVETKNGVELRVIDPAMFDRAVPVKTWTDRMLPNKQFKDNVELYMTDRFVLDPLRGGSLKSIHEDPSRGRWHMAETVMAEQELEMRRRDLEDREIQKAYFKKLQQEGKL; this is encoded by the coding sequence ATGCAGCTACGTCGGTTTTTACTCTTAATTCTATTTCTTTTTACTCTTCCTGTTTGGGCGATCAGTCCCGAGCTGTTGTGTGATCAAGCGAAGATCGAAGAGCTGACGCCGTCTGAAAAAGCCAACATGGAAGAGGTCTGCATGTATGCAGGCCAGTACCAAGAGTCTTCCCTTCCGGATGCGAATGCTACATTTTCTAAAAAATTTCGCGATGGAAAAGCCAATGTCTATGACTATTCGGATTTTTTCAATAGCTTCACGAAATCCTTAAACTCAGTCAATCGAGCTGAGAAGTGTGACCCGAAGAAAGACAATCCTCGTGTTGCCTATCCTAGTGTGAACATCGAAAAAACAGCGGCGGGCACAATTCCCGTATCCGTTGTAAAAGAAGAAGAGCTTAATAAAATCTTCTCTGAAATTTCCAAAGATCCAAAATACGCTTTTGACGTTGTTGAAAATGGCTGTTGGGCAAGAGCGCACATCATGGCGCGCGAATTAGAAAAACGCGGCATTCGTGTGGCGAAAATTTTTGCCGAAGGTGCTTTGGCTGTTGAAACTAAGAAGGCGCTCAACGGTGAAGGAGTGATGTGGACTTATCATGTGGCTCCGGTAATTGCCGTTGAAACGAAGAACGGTGTTGAGCTGCGGGTGATTGATCCTGCGATGTTTGATCGTGCGGTTCCTGTGAAAACGTGGACTGATAGAATGCTTCCGAACAAACAATTTAAAGACAATGTTGAGCTTTACATGACAGATCGTTTTGTTTTAGATCCTCTGCGCGGTGGAAGCCTTAAATCCATTCATGAGGACCCAAGCCGTGGACGATGGCATATGGCTGAAACGGTGATGGCAGAACAAGAACTAGAAATGCGTCGCCGTGATTTGGAAGATCGCGAAATTCAAAAAGCTTATTTTAAGAAACTTCAACAAGAAGGAAAGTTATGA
- a CDS encoding DEAD/DEAH box helicase, which translates to MTTTKFTDLPLIAPLQFSLKEAGYEHPTPIQLAAIPVILEGHDLLGIAQTGTGKTAAFSLPMLQNLSKHQTRRESKRPRALILTPTRELAIQIHENIVAYSNHLKLKHAVIFGGVGQAPQVKALQEGVDILIATPGRLMDLYQQKFLHLDRVEIFVLDEADRMLDMGFMQDIKKIVPLLPKKRHNLFFSATMPPEIQKLAHSILVNPKKVEVTPTSSTAEKVEQRVMYVEKKDKLDLLLHLLKDNSLFKVLVFVQMKYGANRVVDKLVKAGVEAAGIHGDKSQSARQRALEDFRTGKIRVLVATEIAARGIDIEGITHVINLEIPHIPESYVHRIGRTARAGASGQSISFATAEERSFIFAIEKITRQPIPLDKDQPFHSEAIEKAAVMSPGKAKAMLEGQKKENKQRNYAKKRPFGNKGGGHPSKGGGHGGGASKSGGSHKKFSGKKGPRN; encoded by the coding sequence ATGACAACGACAAAATTTACTGATCTCCCTTTAATTGCTCCTCTTCAATTTTCTTTAAAAGAAGCAGGTTACGAACACCCAACCCCAATTCAATTGGCGGCAATTCCTGTTATTCTTGAAGGACACGACCTTTTAGGGATCGCACAAACTGGAACTGGAAAAACAGCGGCGTTTTCTTTGCCGATGTTGCAAAATCTTTCTAAACATCAAACGCGCCGTGAATCCAAACGCCCTCGCGCTTTGATTTTGACTCCGACTCGCGAACTTGCGATTCAAATCCACGAAAACATCGTGGCTTATAGCAATCACTTAAAACTCAAACACGCCGTGATCTTTGGTGGCGTCGGGCAAGCTCCGCAAGTGAAGGCATTGCAAGAAGGCGTAGACATCCTGATTGCGACTCCGGGTCGCTTGATGGATTTGTATCAACAAAAGTTTTTACACTTAGACCGTGTTGAGATTTTTGTTTTAGATGAAGCCGATCGCATGCTCGATATGGGCTTCATGCAAGATATTAAAAAAATTGTGCCGCTTCTTCCAAAGAAACGTCACAACTTGTTTTTCTCCGCAACGATGCCGCCAGAGATTCAAAAACTGGCTCACAGCATTTTGGTGAATCCTAAAAAAGTAGAAGTGACTCCAACATCATCGACGGCTGAAAAAGTTGAACAGCGTGTGATGTACGTTGAGAAAAAAGACAAACTGGATCTTCTTTTACATCTTCTTAAAGACAACAGTCTTTTTAAAGTTTTGGTTTTCGTGCAAATGAAGTACGGGGCCAACCGCGTTGTCGATAAACTCGTGAAAGCAGGAGTGGAAGCTGCTGGCATTCACGGTGATAAATCCCAATCCGCTCGTCAAAGAGCGCTTGAGGATTTCCGCACGGGTAAAATTCGCGTCTTGGTAGCTACTGAAATCGCGGCACGTGGTATTGATATTGAAGGCATTACTCATGTGATCAATCTTGAAATCCCGCACATTCCTGAAAGCTATGTTCACCGTATCGGAAGAACAGCGCGCGCAGGTGCTTCCGGACAATCGATTTCTTTTGCGACAGCGGAAGAAAGATCTTTCATCTTTGCGATTGAAAAGATCACGCGTCAGCCGATTCCTTTGGATAAAGATCAACCTTTCCATTCAGAGGCGATTGAAAAAGCGGCTGTGATGAGTCCTGGTAAAGCGAAGGCAATGCTTGAAGGTCAGAAAAAAGAAAACAAGCAACGCAATTACGCAAAGAAAAGACCTTTTGGAAATAAAGGCGGAGGCCATCCTTCAAAAGGTGGCGGTCACGGTGGTGGCGCATCTAAAAGCGGCGGTTCTCACAAAAAGTTTTCTGGCAAAAAAGGTCCCCGCAACTAG
- the tadA gene encoding tRNA adenosine(34) deaminase TadA, whose protein sequence is MNSSSEDIKWMKKALSLAKKAAEKGEVPIAALLVGPEGLISWAINTRERQQTPLGHAELFALHKASQKKQSWRLSECTLYVTLEPCVMCAGAIQQARLKRVVYGASDPKGGAVESLYEILNDSRLNHQVEVTSGVLASECADLLQGFFQERRDEKKTEKAQKIFRDRSSVIVVHKNKILGFHAVDPTSQEKYFFVPGGAIEVGETSVQSAARECLEETGYKVRILKETAFERKYDFLWNGNIHACRTVFYVGILDQEWTPPHKVDDADYHKGVEWIDVKRVPEVFAYNKDILWAVQKLVKTALKKSVLR, encoded by the coding sequence GTGAATTCTTCCTCTGAAGACATCAAATGGATGAAAAAGGCGTTAAGCCTTGCCAAGAAAGCCGCAGAGAAAGGCGAAGTGCCTATTGCGGCTTTGCTTGTCGGTCCTGAGGGGTTGATTTCGTGGGCGATTAATACGCGCGAAAGACAACAAACTCCTTTAGGACATGCAGAACTTTTTGCTCTTCATAAAGCTTCTCAAAAAAAACAAAGCTGGCGTCTTAGTGAATGCACTTTGTACGTGACGTTAGAGCCTTGTGTGATGTGCGCGGGTGCTATTCAACAAGCTCGTCTTAAACGAGTGGTCTATGGCGCTTCTGATCCTAAGGGTGGTGCTGTTGAAAGTCTTTATGAGATCTTAAATGACTCTCGTTTGAATCATCAGGTGGAAGTGACTTCAGGAGTTTTAGCTTCTGAATGTGCGGATCTTCTTCAAGGTTTTTTTCAAGAGCGTCGTGATGAAAAGAAAACGGAAAAAGCGCAAAAAATTTTCCGTGATCGCTCGTCAGTGATTGTTGTTCATAAAAATAAAATTCTCGGCTTTCATGCGGTTGATCCGACTTCACAGGAAAAATATTTTTTTGTTCCTGGTGGTGCGATTGAAGTTGGTGAAACTTCTGTGCAGTCCGCAGCCCGTGAATGCTTAGAGGAAACCGGATATAAAGTTCGTATTCTTAAAGAAACTGCTTTTGAGCGCAAATATGACTTTCTTTGGAATGGGAATATTCACGCCTGTCGCACGGTTTTTTACGTCGGCATTTTAGATCAGGAATGGACTCCGCCTCATAAAGTCGACGATGCTGATTACCACAAAGGAGTGGAGTGGATTGACGTTAAACGCGTTCCTGAGGTGTTTGCGTATAATAAAGACATCCTTTGGGCTGTACAGAAGCTCGTTAAAACGGCCTTAAAGAAATCGGTCTTGCGCTAA
- a CDS encoding TerC family protein: MELLTNPQLWIAFFTLFALELVLGIDNIIFISILAGKLPKEQQDKARITGLGLAVGTRILLLLSLSWIIGLTAPLFAVFGQEISGRDLILLLGGLFLIVKSTMEINHKLEGVEGSQSGHVAASFNAVIVQILLLDIVFSLDSVITAVGMVSELSVMIAAVIASTLVMMFAAKPISNFVDAHPSLKILALSFLLMIGFTLIVESLEVHIPKGYVYFAMAFSVGVEMLNIRMRKKQPKEPVKLRERIAEEK, encoded by the coding sequence ATGGAACTTTTAACGAACCCGCAACTTTGGATCGCCTTCTTTACACTTTTCGCCCTAGAACTAGTTCTGGGGATCGACAATATTATTTTTATTTCGATCCTCGCTGGAAAACTTCCTAAAGAACAACAAGACAAGGCTCGCATCACGGGCTTGGGCCTTGCTGTCGGAACGCGCATTCTTTTGCTTCTTTCTTTATCTTGGATTATTGGCCTGACGGCTCCGCTTTTTGCTGTGTTTGGCCAAGAAATTTCCGGACGTGATTTGATTCTTCTTTTGGGTGGTCTTTTCTTGATCGTGAAAAGTACGATGGAGATCAATCACAAGTTGGAAGGTGTTGAAGGAAGTCAGTCAGGCCATGTCGCCGCTTCTTTTAATGCGGTGATTGTGCAGATTCTTTTGCTTGATATCGTATTTTCTTTAGATTCTGTGATCACAGCTGTTGGCATGGTGAGCGAACTTTCTGTGATGATCGCAGCAGTTATCGCTTCAACACTTGTGATGATGTTTGCGGCAAAACCAATTAGTAATTTTGTGGATGCCCATCCGTCTTTGAAAATTCTTGCATTGAGTTTCCTATTGATGATCGGTTTCACATTGATCGTCGAATCTTTGGAAGTTCATATTCCAAAAGGATATGTGTACTTCGCCATGGCATTTTCCGTGGGTGTTGAAATGCTCAATATTCGTATGCGCAAGAAGCAACCAAAAGAGCCTGTTAAACTTCGTGAAAGAATCGCTGAGGAAAAATAG
- the rpsU gene encoding 30S ribosomal protein S21 encodes MVKIKDGESFESAFRKFKKSCEKAGILSEVKKREHFEKPSVRLKKKSLAARKRAVKKSRKGWND; translated from the coding sequence ATGGTAAAGATCAAAGACGGTGAGTCTTTCGAATCTGCATTCAGAAAATTTAAAAAATCTTGCGAAAAAGCAGGTATTCTTTCTGAAGTTAAAAAACGTGAACACTTTGAAAAGCCTTCTGTAAGACTTAAAAAGAAATCTCTAGCGGCTCGTAAACGCGCTGTTAAGAAATCTAGAAAAGGTTGGAACGACTAA
- a CDS encoding GatB/YqeY domain-containing protein has protein sequence MEIRDKLAADVKAAMIAKDSAKLGALRMLQAAIKNREIDMRPDPITPDEVLGVIKKLVKQRKESIEQFSQAGRQDLVDQETAELKVLEVYLPAQMSREQIEALVTQVIAALGAKTVKDMGPVMKEVIAKSGGAADNKVVSEVIKSKLA, from the coding sequence ATGGAAATCAGAGATAAACTCGCTGCGGATGTTAAAGCCGCGATGATCGCAAAAGACTCCGCAAAATTGGGAGCTCTTCGTATGCTCCAAGCTGCGATCAAAAACCGCGAAATCGATATGCGTCCCGATCCAATCACTCCTGATGAAGTGTTGGGCGTTATCAAAAAATTAGTTAAACAAAGAAAAGAATCTATCGAGCAATTCTCTCAAGCAGGTCGCCAAGATCTTGTTGATCAAGAGACTGCGGAATTGAAAGTTCTTGAAGTTTATTTGCCAGCGCAAATGAGCCGTGAACAAATCGAAGCTCTCGTAACTCAAGTGATTGCAGCATTGGGTGCTAAGACAGTGAAGGACATGGGTCCTGTGATGAAAGAAGTCATCGCAAAATCTGGCGGCGCCGCAGACAACAAAGTAGTAAGCGAAGTTATCAAATCAAAGCTCGCGTAG